One genomic region from Campylobacter sp. RM5004 encodes:
- a CDS encoding Ppx/GppA phosphatase family protein, whose translation MAKKTAIIDLGSNGIRMAIYEKTSRYGFYILNEQKVKFRLAQGAYEQDNILLEKQIKKAYEIIKYFKNQALNFKCNKIYCIGTSALRDAVNKDELVNLLKKDLKLNIKTISGEEEAYLSGFGAINLLPKLEERAICLDIGGGSAELCLCENQKIIKTFSLDLGTVRLKDLFKDKFNKLEKHIDAYLDKIPQDFKASTLITIGGSLRAISNAIMEKNDYPLNQVHAFSYQANDEIDFIDKIINCKNQELSSLGIKKERHDTIKMGALVFYKIIKKLQIKNIITSGAGVREGVFLKDLFKHHKGFPVNFNPSLKSLEDRLVKFKSSSLVSNVNKLFNVLEDIHYVDKKYQKHLNYAARLIESGLLLSFYSNHKHSAYCILSGLNFCIKHEDKALIATIIEQHGKKINYENLKLNKLLPDENTISWLNFILAFCNTLNKGKENELCNFTYKNKTLYIEKKTNNFIIQEAIKKISKPKSFNIYINDEEI comes from the coding sequence ATGGCAAAAAAAACAGCAATTATTGACTTAGGTTCAAATGGCATTAGAATGGCGATTTATGAAAAAACTTCAAGATATGGATTTTATATATTAAACGAGCAAAAAGTAAAATTTCGCCTAGCTCAAGGTGCTTACGAACAAGATAATATACTTTTAGAAAAACAAATCAAAAAAGCTTATGAAATCATAAAATATTTTAAAAATCAAGCCCTTAATTTTAAATGTAATAAAATTTATTGCATAGGCACATCAGCCCTAAGAGATGCAGTAAATAAAGATGAATTAGTAAATCTACTAAAAAAAGATTTAAAGTTAAATATAAAAACAATAAGTGGCGAAGAAGAAGCATATTTAAGTGGTTTTGGTGCAATTAATCTACTTCCAAAACTTGAAGAAAGAGCAATCTGCCTTGATATAGGTGGAGGAAGTGCTGAGCTTTGTCTTTGTGAAAATCAAAAAATAATAAAAACATTCTCGCTTGATTTAGGAACAGTTAGGCTAAAAGATTTGTTTAAAGATAAGTTTAATAAACTAGAAAAACACATAGATGCGTATTTAGATAAAATCCCGCAAGATTTTAAAGCCTCAACCCTAATTACAATAGGTGGCTCTTTAAGAGCAATTAGCAATGCAATTATGGAAAAAAACGACTATCCATTAAATCAAGTTCATGCTTTTTCGTATCAAGCTAATGATGAGATTGATTTTATAGACAAAATTATAAATTGTAAAAATCAAGAACTAAGCTCGCTAGGTATTAAAAAAGAACGCCACGATACCATAAAAATGGGTGCATTAGTCTTTTATAAAATCATTAAAAAACTTCAAATAAAAAACATAATAACAAGTGGTGCAGGAGTAAGAGAAGGCGTATTTTTAAAGGATTTATTCAAGCATCACAAAGGCTTTCCTGTTAATTTTAACCCTAGTTTAAAGAGTTTAGAAGATAGATTAGTTAAGTTTAAATCAAGCTCTTTAGTTAGTAATGTAAATAAACTTTTTAATGTTTTAGAAGATATTCATTATGTAGATAAAAAATATCAAAAACACCTCAATTATGCTGCAAGACTCATTGAAAGTGGCTTATTACTAAGCTTTTATTCAAACCACAAACATAGTGCTTATTGCATATTGAGTGGATTAAATTTTTGTATAAAGCATGAAGATAAGGCATTAATAGCAACGATTATTGAACAACACGGCAAAAAAATAAACTATGAAAATCTCAAATTAAACAAGCTCTTACCAGATGAAAACACAATAAGCTGGCTTAATTTCATATTAGCATTTTGTAATACTTTAAACAAAGGTAAAGAAAACGAACTTTGCAACTTTACTTACAAAAACAAAACTTTATATATAGAAAAGAAAACAAACAATTTCATCATCCAAGAAGCAATCAAAAAAATAAGCAAACCAAAAAGCTTTAATATTTATATAAATGATGAAGAAATTTAA
- a CDS encoding HAMP domain-containing sensor histidine kinase yields MQNEFDNLIKNAISIIEVNNNSDFIIFKDYKIIHLDKKNAKPNFKIVNENDKKILILTHPYNELGDYIILKKDITQSIKILDTIFISLFLIIIIAISLIIFYSLFLSRILSMHLKELSVKISRFDDNFTNRLDTKNYPLEFKDIINSINHLITRIQNYNTSQKELFIGIAHELKTPLAVIKAKNDVTLIKPRDSEYYINTIKNSNESIDNINKIINEILKIGRLEGAQFEEPDEIDLIEYIKNESKNFSLLGAKTSQRIELNLSPNELRIKIQKTLFSQILQNFIQNAFKFSREDTIITITTFIKDSTFYLYVDDMGCGISEDKDYFAPFKRFGNKEGVGLGLYLSKSAATALKAEIKLENRKDMQGTRAIFSMKIKKN; encoded by the coding sequence ATGCAAAATGAATTTGATAATCTCATAAAAAACGCAATAAGTATAATAGAAGTAAATAATAATTCTGATTTTATAATATTTAAAGATTATAAAATCATTCATTTAGATAAAAAAAACGCAAAGCCTAATTTTAAAATAGTCAATGAAAATGATAAAAAAATCCTAATTCTTACTCATCCATATAATGAATTAGGAGATTATATAATCTTAAAAAAAGATATAACTCAATCAATAAAAATACTTGATACTATATTTATAAGCTTGTTTTTAATAATTATTATTGCTATTAGTTTGATTATTTTTTATTCTTTATTTTTATCAAGAATACTTTCAATGCACTTAAAAGAATTAAGTGTAAAAATAAGTAGATTTGATGATAATTTTACTAATAGACTTGATACTAAAAACTATCCATTAGAATTTAAAGACATTATCAATAGCATAAATCATCTAATTACTAGAATACAAAATTATAACACTTCACAAAAAGAGCTTTTTATAGGAATTGCACACGAATTAAAAACCCCATTAGCAGTAATAAAAGCAAAAAATGATGTAACTCTAATAAAGCCAAGAGATAGTGAGTATTACATTAATACAATAAAAAATTCAAATGAAAGCATAGATAATATAAACAAAATCATAAATGAAATTCTAAAAATAGGACGATTAGAAGGTGCTCAATTTGAAGAACCTGATGAAATAGACTTAATTGAGTATATAAAAAATGAAAGCAAAAATTTTAGTCTTTTAGGCGCAAAAACAAGCCAACGCATAGAATTAAATCTAAGCCCAAACGAGCTTCGCATTAAAATACAAAAAACACTATTTTCACAAATTTTACAAAATTTTATACAAAATGCTTTTAAATTTTCAAGAGAAGATACAATAATAACAATTACGACTTTTATCAAAGATTCTACATTTTATTTATATGTAGATGATATGGGTTGTGGAATTAGCGAAGATAAAGATTATTTCGCACCTTTTAAACGATTTGGAAATAAAGAAGGTGTAGGATTAGGGCTTTATTTATCAAAATCAGCAGCAACAGCCCTAAAAGCTGAAATAAAACTTGAAAACAGAAAAGATATGCAAGGAACAAGAGCTATTTTTTCAATGAAAATCAAAAAAAATTAA
- the hsrA gene encoding homeostatic response regulator transcription factor HsrA, producing MRILVVEDEISLNKTLAEGLTEYGYQIDSCENCNDAAYYVGIRNYDLVLTDWMLPDGDGTDLIHIVKQKSSRTSVIILSAKDDKESEITALKAGADDYIKKPFDFDVLLARIEARLRFGGSNTIKIDNLEIDPDEEKITYKGKEIELKGKPFEVLTHLARHSDQIVSKEQLLDAIWEEPELVTPNVIEVAINQIRQKMDKPLGISTIETIRRRGYRFCFPKKA from the coding sequence ATGCGTATTTTAGTTGTAGAAGATGAAATATCTTTAAATAAGACTTTAGCCGAAGGCTTAACTGAATACGGCTATCAAATAGATTCTTGTGAGAATTGCAATGATGCTGCTTATTATGTAGGAATTAGAAATTATGATTTGGTTTTAACTGATTGGATGTTGCCTGATGGAGATGGAACTGATTTAATTCATATTGTAAAACAAAAATCTTCAAGAACTTCAGTTATCATTCTATCAGCAAAAGATGATAAAGAAAGCGAAATAACAGCATTAAAAGCAGGTGCTGATGATTATATTAAAAAGCCATTTGATTTTGATGTTTTATTAGCTAGAATTGAAGCTAGACTTAGATTTGGTGGCTCAAATACAATTAAAATTGACAATCTTGAAATTGATCCAGATGAAGAAAAAATCACATACAAAGGTAAAGAAATAGAACTAAAAGGAAAACCTTTTGAAGTATTAACTCACCTTGCAAGACATTCAGATCAAATAGTTTCAAAAGAGCAATTATTAGACGCTATTTGGGAAGAACCTGAATTAGTAACCCCTAATGTAATTGAAGTTGCAATCAATCAAATTAGACAAAAAATGGATAAGCCTTTAGGGATTTCAACTATTGAAACAATTAGAAGAAGAGGCTATAGATTTTGCTTTCCCAAAAAAGCATAA
- a CDS encoding dihydroneopterin aldolase produces the protein MQSHIIIKIDFKCIIGLLEFERLEKQKISLEIDAKADRFLDYAKVAKLSKKYLKAKKFHTLEKANKKLAKKIKNKFPQLKKIKIKIKKLEIMKNATLGAKYKKKY, from the coding sequence ATGCAAAGTCATATAATAATCAAAATTGATTTTAAATGTATAATAGGCTTATTAGAGTTTGAAAGATTAGAAAAACAAAAAATAAGCCTAGAAATAGATGCTAAGGCTGATAGATTTTTGGACTATGCAAAAGTAGCGAAATTATCAAAAAAATATCTAAAAGCAAAGAAATTCCACACATTAGAAAAGGCAAATAAAAAACTTGCTAAAAAAATTAAAAATAAATTTCCACAATTAAAAAAGATTAAAATAAAAATTAAAAAACTAGAAATTATGAAAAATGCAACTTTAGGTGCTAAATACAAAAAAAAATATTAA